One window of the Pyrus communis chromosome 17, drPyrComm1.1, whole genome shotgun sequence genome contains the following:
- the LOC137721735 gene encoding putative F-box protein PP2-B12: MDLEALPEGCKATVASLTTPPDACRLSAVSRGFRSAAESDAVWDRFLPPDVYTILGKSSVQPQSPSSLPVPPCSSSSSSWKSKKDLFLSLCDNPVLIDQGKMSFSVDKWSGKKCYMISARELMITWGDTPQYWEWICLPESRFEEVAEVVHVWWLEIRGKIDTRILSPATTYEAYLVFKLREGAYGFEVPVKVTTGGDGEPPIDNKNTTVFLDPEAGRRRQKKKNRKNEETHRFPKERADSWLEVKLGEFFCPGGGDGKLMEMTCMEVAGVLKAGLIVHGIEVRPKMHKAEHLLSHDVSAT, encoded by the exons ATGGATCTGGAGGCGTTGCCAGAAGGATGCAAAGCCACCGTGGCCTCCTTAACGACGCCTCCAGACGCGTGCAGGCTTTCAGCGGTGTCTAGGGGTTTCCGGTCGGCCGCTGAATCGGACGCCGTTTGGGACAGGTTCCTTCCGCCCGATGTCTACACGATCCTCGGCAAGTCCTCCGTACAGCCTCAGTCTCCCTCCTCCCTCCCGGTCCCTCcttgctcttcttcttcttccagttGGAAATCCAAGAAGGACCTTTTCCTGTCTCTATGTGACAACCCGGTCCTCATCGATCAGGGCAAGATG AGCTTTTCGGTGGACAAATGGAGTGGGAAAAAATGCTATATGATATCTGCAAGGGAGCTTATGATTACCTGGGGCGATACTCCTCAATATTGGGAATGGATTTGTCTGCCTGAATCCAG GTTTGAGGAGGTGGCTGAGGTTGTGCATGTTTGGTGGCTTGAAATTCGTGGGAAAATTGATACGCGCATCCTGTCCCCAGCCACAACGTACGAAGCTTATCTCGTGTTCAAGTTGAGGGAAGGGGCATACGGATTTGAGGTGCCTGTAAAGGTCACAACAGGAGGAGATGGAGAGCCCCCCATTGACAATAAGAACACTACTGTGTTTCTGGACCCAGAAGCCGGAAGAAGAaggcagaagaagaagaacagaaaAAACGAAGAAACGCATCGATTTCCAAAGGAAAGAGCGGACAGCTGGTTGGAGGTGAAACTGGGTGAGTTCTTCTGCCCAGGAGGAGGGGATGGGAAGTTAATGGAGATGACATGTATGGAGGTGGCTGGTGTATTAAAGGCTGGCCTCATTGTTCATGGGATTGAGGTCAGGCCCAAAATGCACAAAGCAGAACATTTGCTATCACATGACGTGTCAGCAACATGA
- the LOC137722430 gene encoding F-box protein PP2-B10-like, which yields MTSFLHTTEHLPQSTRTTRESTSQTENMKRHRRGGDQSEMQKKTVDAGASAGGGGGEGITCGGCGTPVSMVLDDDHHHVHMDLQELPEGCIANVVSLTTPRDACRFSAVSKSFMSAADSDAVWDKFLPPDIPSILSHSSSSSSKKKLYFTLCENPVLVDDGKMSFTLDKWSGKKCYMISPKDLMIIWGDTPAYWKWISLANARFQEVAELVVVWWLEIRGKIDTRILSPSTVYKAYLVFMLSERARGFDHDDPLEVKVGLFGEEETSSQRIVFLGRQNITGRPMEIDETQYPKKRPDGWLEVEIGEFFCPGEEDGGLMEMTCKELDIHRMKRGLIVQGIEVRPKRV from the exons ATGACAAGTTTCTTACACACAACAGAACACTTACCACAAAGTACACGCACGACGCGAGAGTCAACGTCACAGACAGAAAACATGAAGAGACACCGCCGCGGCGGAGATCAATCAGAGATGCAAAAGAAGACAGTCGACGCCGGTGCATcagcaggaggaggaggaggagaaggaatcACCTGCGGGGGCTGCGGGACGCCGGTGTCGATGGTACTCGATGACGATCATCATCACGTTCACATGGATCTGCAGGAGTTGCCCGAAGGATGCATAGCTAACGTCGTCTCCTTAACGACGCCTCGAGACGCGTGCAGGTTTTCGGCGGTGTCTAAGAGTTTCATGTCAGCCGCCGATTCCGACGCTGTTTGGGACAAGTTCCTTCCCCCTGATATCCCCTCCATCCTATctcactcctcctcctcctcctccaagaaGAAGCTTTACTTCACTCTCTGCGAAAACCCTGTCCTCGTTGACGACGGCAAGATG AGTTTTACTCTGGACAAATGGAGTGGGAAAAAATGTTACATGATATCGCCGAAGGACCTTATGATTATTTGGGGTGATACTCCTGCCTACTGGAAATGGATTTCTCTTGCCAACGCCAG GTTTCAGGAGGTGGCTGAGCTTGTAGTTGTTTGGTGGCTTGAGATCCGTGGCAAAATTGATACACGGATTCTTTCCCCCTCCACTGTCTACAAGGCTTATCTTGTTTTCATGTTAAGTGAAAGGGCTAGAGGATTTGATCATGACGATCCCTTGGAGGTCAAGGTAGGACTTTTTGGAGAAGAAGAGACTAGTAGTCAGCGCATTGTGTTTCTGGGGAGACAGAACATTACCGGGAGACCCATGGAAATCGATGAAACTCAATATCCAAAGAAAAGGCCCGACGGCTGGCTGGAGGTGGAGATTGGAGAGTTTTTCTGTCCAGGAGAAGAAGATGGGGGGTTAATGGAGATGACATGTAAGGAACTTGACATTCATAGAATGAAGAGAGGCCTTATTGTTCAGGGGATTGAAGTCAGGCCCAAAAGAGTGTAG